The Pseudomonas triclosanedens genome has a window encoding:
- a CDS encoding LysM peptidoglycan-binding domain-containing protein, with amino-acid sequence MRKTLLALLLLAAGGVAQAAVQLKEGHPDSYTVVKGDTLWDISGKFLSKPWKWPEIWHVNPQIQNPHLIYPGDVLSLVYIDGQPRLMLNRGASRGTIKLSPRVRSSPISEAIPTIPLEKINAFLLSNRIVDSDEVFSDAPYVVAGDNESVISGAGDRAYARGNSLTEENSYGIFRQAKVYTDPDTNEVLGIDAMDVGGANVTAKEGDVATLMLTRTTQEVRPGDRLFPTEERAITSTFMPSEPSSEIKGTIIDVPRGVTQIGKYDVVTIDKGSRDGLAEGNVLAIYKLGETVRDRVTGDMVKIPDERSGLLMVFRTYNRLSYGLVLTASRSLEVRDRVQNP; translated from the coding sequence AGCTCAAGGAAGGCCATCCGGATAGCTATACCGTAGTGAAGGGCGACACCCTCTGGGACATCTCCGGCAAGTTCCTCAGCAAGCCGTGGAAGTGGCCGGAAATCTGGCACGTGAATCCGCAGATTCAGAATCCGCACCTGATCTATCCGGGTGACGTACTGAGCCTGGTGTACATAGATGGCCAGCCGCGGCTGATGCTCAATCGCGGCGCATCGCGGGGGACCATCAAGCTGTCGCCGCGAGTGCGCAGCTCGCCGATTTCCGAAGCGATCCCGACGATCCCGCTGGAAAAGATCAACGCCTTCCTGCTCTCCAACCGCATCGTGGATAGCGACGAAGTCTTCTCCGACGCGCCCTATGTGGTGGCTGGCGACAACGAGAGCGTGATCAGCGGCGCCGGCGACCGCGCCTATGCCCGCGGCAATTCGCTGACCGAAGAGAACAGCTACGGCATCTTCCGCCAGGCGAAGGTCTACACCGACCCGGATACCAACGAAGTCCTCGGCATCGACGCGATGGACGTCGGCGGCGCCAACGTGACGGCGAAGGAAGGTGATGTCGCCACCCTCATGCTGACCCGTACTACCCAGGAAGTACGTCCGGGCGATCGCCTCTTCCCCACCGAAGAGCGTGCGATCACCTCGACCTTCATGCCCAGCGAGCCAAGCAGCGAGATCAAGGGCACCATCATCGATGTGCCGCGTGGTGTGACCCAGATCGGCAAGTACGACGTGGTGACCATCGACAAGGGCTCCCGCGACGGCCTGGCTGAAGGCAACGTCCTGGCGATCTACAAGCTGGGTGAAACCGTGCGCGACCGCGTCACCGGCGACATGGTGAAGATCCCGGATGAGCGCTCGGGTCTGTTGATGGTCTTCCGCACATACAACCGCTTGAGCTATGGCCTGGTGCTGACCGCCAGCCGCTCGCTCGAAGTCCGCGACCGGGTACAGAATCCCTGA
- the dprA gene encoding DNA-processing protein DprA — protein MPGQINSFLSPSECEARLRLHALPELGPKRFRRLLAAFGSASAALSAPASAWRALGIPQASAEQRRDAHIRDQAAAALRWLEAPGHALLAWDDPGYPALLAELSDAPPLLFVAGDATLLELPQLAVVGSRRASKPGLDTARAFAGSLAGGGFVVTSGLALGIDGAAHEGALQAAGKTVAVLGTGLEHVYPQRHLGLARRIVDGGGALVSEFPLQCPPQAANFPRRNRIISGLSVGVLVVEASPSSGSLITARLAAEQGREVYAIPGSIHHPGARGCHELIRQGAMLVESVDHILEGLRGWTARPVEAAPAPRQFAHPLLDLLRAAPQSSEQLAHNSAMSLPEVLAALTELELDGWVACEAGVWVHRAP, from the coding sequence ATGCCCGGACAGATCAATTCCTTCCTCTCCCCTTCCGAATGCGAAGCCCGCCTGCGCCTGCACGCATTGCCCGAGCTCGGGCCGAAGCGCTTTCGGCGACTGCTGGCGGCATTCGGTTCCGCTTCGGCGGCGCTCAGCGCCCCCGCGTCGGCCTGGCGTGCGCTAGGAATACCGCAGGCTTCTGCGGAGCAGCGACGAGACGCCCACATCCGCGACCAGGCTGCAGCCGCGCTGCGCTGGCTGGAAGCGCCCGGCCATGCTCTGCTCGCCTGGGACGATCCCGGCTACCCCGCCCTGCTCGCTGAACTGTCTGACGCGCCGCCGCTGCTGTTCGTGGCTGGGGATGCCACTCTGTTGGAGCTTCCGCAGCTCGCCGTGGTCGGCAGCCGCCGCGCCAGCAAGCCGGGGCTGGATACCGCGCGGGCCTTCGCCGGCAGCCTGGCTGGGGGTGGGTTCGTGGTAACCAGCGGACTCGCCCTGGGCATCGATGGCGCCGCACACGAAGGTGCTCTGCAGGCGGCTGGCAAGACCGTCGCGGTTCTCGGGACCGGCCTGGAACATGTCTATCCGCAGCGCCATCTGGGACTCGCGCGGCGCATCGTCGACGGGGGTGGCGCGCTGGTGTCGGAGTTTCCGCTGCAGTGCCCGCCGCAGGCGGCGAACTTTCCCCGGCGCAATCGCATCATCAGCGGCCTGTCCGTTGGAGTGCTGGTGGTGGAGGCCAGTCCGTCCAGCGGTTCGCTGATCACCGCGCGACTTGCCGCGGAACAGGGGCGCGAGGTCTACGCGATTCCCGGCTCGATCCATCATCCCGGCGCACGCGGCTGTCATGAGCTCATTCGCCAGGGTGCCATGCTGGTGGAAAGCGTCGACCACATTCTGGAAGGATTGCGCGGCTGGACCGCCCGGCCAGTGGAGGCGGCGCCAGCGCCACGGCAGTTCGCCCATCCGCTTCTCGACCTCTTGCGCGCCGCACCGCAGAGCAGTGAGCAACTGGCGCACAACAGCGCCATGAGCTTGCCGGAAGTGCTTGCGGCCCTGACCGAACTGGAGCTGGACGGATGGGTGGCCTGCGAGGCCGGCGTCTGGGTGCATCGTGCGCCCTGA
- a CDS encoding L-threonylcarbamoyladenylate synthase, giving the protein MFSNWRTQRMAKVVRDGGVIAYPTEAVWGLGCDPWNADAVYRLLAIKARPVEKGLILVADDVSRFDFLLDDLPEAWQEKLAASWPGPNTWLVPHQGRLPEWVTGQHDTVALRVTDHPVVCELCRLTGPLISTSANPAGRPAARTRLRIEQYFHEELDGVLGGALGGRRNPSLIRDLRTGEVVRPS; this is encoded by the coding sequence ATGTTCAGCAACTGGCGTACCCAGCGCATGGCCAAGGTCGTGCGCGATGGCGGAGTGATCGCTTATCCGACCGAAGCCGTCTGGGGCCTGGGCTGCGACCCGTGGAATGCCGATGCGGTCTACCGCCTGCTGGCGATCAAGGCGCGGCCGGTGGAAAAGGGCCTGATCCTGGTGGCCGACGATGTCAGCCGGTTCGACTTCCTTCTCGACGACCTGCCGGAAGCCTGGCAGGAAAAGCTCGCGGCGAGTTGGCCGGGGCCCAATACCTGGCTGGTACCGCACCAGGGACGGCTGCCAGAGTGGGTTACCGGCCAGCACGATACGGTCGCGCTGCGAGTGACAGACCACCCGGTGGTTTGCGAGCTGTGCCGCCTCACCGGCCCCTTGATTTCCACCTCGGCCAACCCCGCTGGCCGCCCTGCCGCGCGCACCCGTCTGCGCATCGAGCAGTACTTCCATGAAGAACTGGACGGCGTGCTCGGTGGTGCGCTGGGTGGACGGCGCAATCCGAGCCTGATCCGAGACCTGCGCACAGGTGAGGTAGTGCGGCCTTCGTAA
- a CDS encoding NADPH:quinone reductase: MAKRVQFAKTGGPEVLELVDYTPAEPGASEVRVRNRAIGLNFIDTYYRSGLYPAPSMPSGVGTEGAGEVEAVGSAVTNVKVGDRVGYATGPLGAYSELHVLPAANVVKLPDAITFEQAAAVMLKGLTVQYLLRQTYNVQPGQTILWHAAAGGVGLIACQWAKALGAHLIGTVSSGAKAELAKSHGAWATIDYSHENVVERVLALTDGKKCPVVYDSVGKDTWLTSLDCTAQRGLVVSFGNASGPVDGVNLGILSQKGSLYVTRPTLFGYANTPERLQAMADDLFGMITSGKVKVEINQRFALADAAKAQTELAARRTTGSTILLP; the protein is encoded by the coding sequence ATGGCCAAGCGTGTTCAGTTCGCCAAGACCGGCGGCCCGGAAGTTCTCGAGCTCGTCGACTACACCCCCGCCGAACCCGGCGCCAGCGAGGTGCGGGTGCGCAACCGCGCCATCGGCCTGAATTTCATCGACACCTACTACCGCAGCGGCCTGTATCCCGCGCCGTCGATGCCTTCCGGCGTCGGCACCGAGGGCGCCGGCGAGGTGGAAGCGGTGGGCAGCGCGGTGACCAACGTGAAGGTCGGCGATCGCGTCGGCTATGCCACCGGACCACTGGGCGCCTACAGCGAACTGCACGTGCTGCCTGCGGCAAACGTGGTGAAACTGCCGGATGCGATCACCTTCGAACAGGCCGCCGCCGTCATGCTCAAAGGGCTGACGGTGCAATACCTGTTGCGCCAGACCTACAACGTGCAGCCCGGCCAGACCATCCTCTGGCACGCCGCCGCCGGCGGCGTCGGGCTGATCGCGTGCCAGTGGGCCAAGGCCCTGGGCGCGCACCTGATCGGCACCGTCAGTTCCGGTGCCAAGGCTGAACTGGCGAAGTCGCACGGCGCCTGGGCGACCATCGACTACAGCCATGAGAACGTGGTGGAGCGCGTACTGGCGCTGACCGATGGGAAGAAGTGCCCGGTGGTCTACGACTCGGTCGGCAAGGACACCTGGCTCACCTCGCTGGACTGCACCGCCCAGCGCGGCCTGGTGGTGAGCTTCGGCAATGCCTCCGGCCCGGTGGACGGCGTGAACCTTGGCATTCTCTCGCAGAAGGGATCGCTCTACGTCACCCGCCCGACACTCTTCGGCTACGCCAACACGCCGGAACGCCTGCAGGCGATGGCGGACGACCTGTTCGGCATGATAACCAGCGGCAAGGTGAAGGTGGAGATCAACCAGCGCTTCGCCCTGGCCGATGCCGCCAAGGCCCAGACCGAGCTGGCAGCGCGGCGCACCACCGGCTCGACCATCCTGCTGCCGTAA
- the hemF gene encoding oxygen-dependent coproporphyrinogen oxidase, with translation MTDRIEAVKAYLLDLQDRICAALEAEDGSARFIEDAWERPAGGGGRTRVIGDGALIEKGGVNFSHVFGAGLPPSASAHRPELAGRGFQALGVSLVIHPTNPHVPTSHANVRFFIAEKEGEEAVWWFGGGFDLTPYYAHEEDCVLWHQVARDACAPFGADVYPRYKEWCDRYFHLKHRNEPRGIGGLFFDDLNQWDFDTSFAFLRAIGNAYIDAYLPIVKRRKNTPYTEQQREFQAFRRGRYVEFNLVYDRGTLFGLQSGGRTESILMSLPPQVRWGYDWKPEPGSEEARLTEYFLKDRDWLAQA, from the coding sequence GTGACCGATCGCATCGAGGCCGTGAAGGCCTACCTGCTCGACCTGCAAGACCGCATCTGCGCCGCACTCGAAGCCGAGGACGGCAGCGCCCGCTTCATCGAGGACGCCTGGGAGCGCCCGGCCGGCGGTGGCGGACGTACGCGGGTGATCGGCGATGGCGCGCTGATCGAGAAGGGAGGTGTGAACTTCTCCCACGTCTTCGGCGCCGGCCTGCCGCCGTCCGCCAGCGCGCACCGTCCGGAGCTCGCCGGGCGCGGTTTCCAGGCACTGGGCGTGTCGCTGGTGATCCACCCGACCAACCCCCACGTACCCACCTCCCACGCCAACGTACGTTTCTTCATCGCCGAAAAAGAAGGCGAGGAAGCGGTCTGGTGGTTCGGCGGTGGCTTCGACCTGACGCCCTACTACGCCCACGAGGAAGATTGCGTGCTCTGGCACCAGGTCGCCCGCGACGCCTGCGCGCCGTTCGGCGCGGACGTCTACCCGCGCTACAAGGAATGGTGCGACCGCTACTTCCATCTCAAGCACCGTAACGAGCCGCGCGGCATCGGCGGCCTGTTCTTCGACGACCTGAACCAGTGGGACTTCGACACCAGCTTTGCCTTCCTGCGCGCCATCGGCAACGCCTACATCGACGCCTACCTGCCTATCGTGAAGCGGCGCAAGAACACCCCGTACACCGAACAGCAGCGCGAGTTCCAGGCATTCCGCCGGGGCCGCTACGTCGAATTCAACCTGGTCTACGACCGCGGCACACTGTTCGGCCTGCAATCGGGCGGGCGCACCGAGTCGATCCTCATGTCGTTGCCGCCGCAGGTGCGCTGGGGCTATGACTGGAAACCCGAGCCGGGCAGCGAAGAAGCACGTCTGACCGAGTATTTCCTGAAGGACCGCGACTGGCTGGCGCAAGCCTGA
- the aroE gene encoding shikimate dehydrogenase, translating to MDRYCVFGNPIGHSKSPLIHRLFAEQTGQVLSYDARLAPLDDFSANAREFFAQGLGGNVTVPFKEEAYRLAAELTERARRAGAVNTLKKLADGRLLGDNTDGAGLTRDLTVNHGVTLHGARILVLGAGGAVRGILEPFLAQQPACVVIANRTASKAGQLAEEFKDLGPVRGGGFDLRDEPFDLIVNGTSASLAGELPPIDPALIRPGHTVCYDMMYGKDTTAFNRWAAEHGAARCIDGLGMLVEQAAEAFLLWRGVRPDSTPVLEALRQQLRG from the coding sequence ATGGACCGCTACTGCGTCTTCGGCAACCCCATCGGCCACAGCAAGTCGCCGCTGATCCATCGCCTGTTCGCCGAGCAGACCGGCCAGGTGCTCAGCTATGACGCGCGGCTGGCGCCGCTGGACGATTTCAGCGCCAACGCCCGCGAGTTCTTCGCGCAGGGCCTGGGCGGCAACGTCACCGTGCCGTTCAAGGAAGAGGCTTATCGACTGGCCGCCGAACTGACCGAACGCGCCCGCCGGGCCGGCGCGGTGAATACCCTGAAGAAGCTCGCCGATGGCCGATTGCTGGGTGACAACACCGACGGCGCGGGGCTGACCCGCGACCTGACGGTGAATCACGGCGTCACCCTGCACGGTGCGCGCATTCTGGTGCTGGGTGCCGGCGGCGCGGTACGCGGCATCCTCGAACCCTTCCTCGCCCAGCAGCCGGCCTGCGTCGTCATCGCCAACCGCACGGCGTCGAAGGCCGGGCAACTGGCGGAGGAGTTCAAGGACCTTGGCCCGGTGCGTGGCGGCGGGTTCGATCTGCGCGACGAACCTTTCGACCTCATCGTCAACGGCACTTCCGCCTCCCTGGCGGGGGAGCTGCCGCCCATCGACCCTGCTCTGATCCGCCCGGGGCACACTGTCTGCTACGACATGATGTACGGCAAGGACACCACGGCCTTCAACCGATGGGCCGCCGAGCACGGCGCGGCGCGCTGCATCGACGGCCTGGGAATGCTTGTGGAGCAGGCCGCCGAAGCCTTCCTGCTGTGGCGTGGCGTGCGTCCCGACTCCACGCCGGTGCTGGAAGCGCTGCGGCAGCAGCTAAGGGGCTGA
- a CDS encoding DOPA 4,5-dioxygenase family protein — MSETTIRGYHAHVYFDAASIGRARALCEEAVRRFGVKMGRVHERPVGPHPDWSCQLAFDNDSFAAVVPWLALHRDGLVVFVHPDTGDDLRDHRDHGIWMGEMRPLDLSQFMG, encoded by the coding sequence ATGAGCGAGACCACCATTCGCGGCTATCACGCCCACGTCTATTTCGACGCCGCCAGCATCGGCCGGGCAAGGGCCCTGTGCGAGGAAGCGGTGCGTCGTTTCGGGGTCAAGATGGGGCGTGTCCACGAGCGTCCGGTCGGGCCGCATCCGGACTGGAGCTGCCAGCTAGCCTTCGACAACGACAGTTTCGCGGCGGTCGTCCCCTGGCTGGCGTTGCACCGCGACGGGCTGGTGGTGTTCGTCCACCCGGACACTGGCGATGACCTGCGCGACCACCGCGACCACGGCATCTGGATGGGGGAGATGCGGCCACTGGACCTTTCGCAGTTCATGGGCTGA
- a CDS encoding sigma-70 family RNA polymerase sigma factor, with the protein MRRFASSSLLQSFQAHYADLMRFLARRLGDNQRAADVAQDTWLRLADQPADADVQDPRAYLFRVAGNLAIDNLRREGRLAELHVDEAAANDLSDPTSGLEHRLLAHEALEHLDAALDQLPANVRQALLMNRLDGLTHAQIARRLGVSESMVGKYIVQAMRHCRDWAERQADVP; encoded by the coding sequence ATGCGGCGTTTCGCCTCTTCTTCCTTGCTGCAGAGCTTCCAGGCGCATTATGCGGACCTGATGCGCTTCCTCGCGCGCAGGCTGGGCGATAACCAGCGAGCCGCCGATGTCGCCCAGGACACCTGGCTGCGCCTGGCCGACCAGCCCGCCGATGCCGACGTACAGGACCCGCGCGCCTACCTGTTCCGCGTGGCCGGCAACCTGGCCATCGACAACCTGCGCCGCGAAGGTCGATTGGCCGAGCTGCATGTCGACGAAGCCGCCGCCAACGACCTCAGCGATCCCACCTCCGGGCTGGAGCACCGCCTGCTTGCCCATGAGGCGCTGGAGCATCTCGACGCGGCGCTCGACCAGTTGCCGGCCAACGTCCGCCAGGCGCTGCTGATGAATCGCCTCGACGGCCTGACCCACGCGCAGATCGCCCGGCGCCTGGGGGTTTCCGAGAGCATGGTGGGTAAGTACATCGTCCAGGCCATGCGCCATTGCCGCGACTGGGCCGAACGCCAGGCGGATGTGCCATGA
- a CDS encoding FecR family protein, producing MKPDHAALSDQAIDYLVRLHSGSAGAGERMEFLRWRAQSPAHERAAREAEALWGALSETRSARNHRQRARRPRRLAMLAVAACVATVAVSIALPEPLAGLYADYTTRTGERRMIELADGSRVWLNSHSALSVDFGADSRALRLHSGEALFEVAKDPARPFIVQARGGEVRAVGTRFDVDSRGPQVRVDVTEGVVQVNSAGGAPVRLSAGERLSYGERAAPEPVQPLDLSSASAWQRGKLIFNQRPLGEVLDELERYLPGRILLTDAELRQHKVSGVFDLDDPGALLKTLERLQPVTVTRLPWLVLIRPAPRA from the coding sequence ATGAAGCCTGACCACGCCGCCCTTTCCGACCAGGCCATCGACTACCTGGTGCGCCTGCATTCCGGTAGCGCTGGTGCCGGCGAGCGCATGGAGTTCCTGCGCTGGCGGGCGCAAAGCCCTGCTCACGAGCGCGCGGCCCGCGAGGCTGAGGCCCTGTGGGGCGCGCTGTCGGAAACCCGTAGCGCCAGAAACCACCGACAGCGCGCGCGCCGCCCTCGCCGCCTGGCGATGCTGGCCGTAGCCGCTTGCGTGGCCACTGTGGCGGTGAGCATCGCCCTGCCCGAGCCGCTCGCCGGGCTGTATGCCGACTACACCACGCGTACCGGCGAGCGACGCATGATCGAGCTGGCGGACGGCAGCCGCGTCTGGCTCAACAGTCACAGTGCCCTGTCGGTGGATTTCGGCGCAGACTCGCGAGCCCTGCGCCTGCACAGCGGCGAGGCGCTGTTCGAAGTAGCCAAGGACCCGGCGCGGCCTTTCATCGTCCAGGCCCGGGGCGGCGAAGTGCGCGCAGTGGGGACACGCTTCGACGTGGACAGCCGTGGGCCGCAGGTGCGGGTGGATGTGACCGAGGGGGTGGTTCAGGTGAATAGCGCCGGCGGCGCGCCGGTGCGCTTGTCCGCCGGAGAACGATTGAGCTACGGCGAGCGCGCTGCGCCCGAGCCGGTGCAGCCGCTGGACCTTTCCAGCGCCAGTGCCTGGCAGCGCGGCAAGCTGATCTTCAACCAGCGCCCTCTGGGCGAAGTGCTCGACGAACTGGAGCGCTATCTGCCGGGGCGCATCCTGCTGACCGATGCAGAGCTGCGCCAGCACAAGGTCAGTGGCGTGTTCGATCTCGACGATCCGGGAGCGCTGCTCAAGACGCTGGAGCGGCTGCAGCCGGTAACGGTCACGCGCCTGCCCTGGCTGGTGCTGATCCGTCCCGCGCCGAGGGCCTGA
- a CDS encoding TonB-dependent receptor yields the protein MSYRPSPLHRAMLLASLLGATAPLALAAERPAVELHIVPRSLDSALTQFADQAGLHLLFNSEDIQGLRSEGLDGRYTPEQALDRLLAGSGMSWRFTDDRTVLLQREKTDDSAAISLAPMQISVAARTPTDISSIPGTVWVVDQTQLREQLDTGVSLKEAVGKLVPGLDLAPEGRTNYGQNMRGRNVLVMIDGVSQNSSRGLSRQFDSISPFNVERIEVLSGASAIYGGGATGGIINIITRKGAPGDARFETQLGASSGFNNSDDLSTRAAQSVSGGNDRVVGRLGVTAEKNEAFYDGAGNQIFIDNTQTDLQYNRTVDVMGNLTAQFTDEQSLDLLAQYYDSGNDGSTGIYFPNLKYKAPSNLEDAEIRSGMDTDLEPRTRRVLLNANYHHSNLLEQDFYLQAYYRKEDDNFYPFPYYNTGKPTGSKGVYFAASQQNFEVSGVKGLFSKQWDSLKFTYGVDFDHERFNAEQKVFDQQVSSQSGGLDLETASSAPRYPSYIVDGLSVYGQLDWKATDNLTFSGGARHQKMDVDVDDFKGVPGGSNDYQVNLFNLGAIYDFKNGHQVWSNYSEGFDLPDPAKYYGKPGLSVDDNPLAGIKSRQIEAGWRYSDVQWQTQAAVYYIWSDKIITTDQATLTIDVEDQKSRDFGFEGAVTRYFESGWQGGTTLHVVRSEEEDADGDWIKRDARYASLSKSTAFVGWSDGTTSARLQGQHAFTLKDDADHEIDGYTTFDLMGERKTEFGTFSAGIQNLLDKEYSTVWGQRAALFYSPTYGPAYLYDYQGRGRTFTLGWSLEY from the coding sequence ATGTCTTACCGTCCTTCCCCTCTGCACCGTGCCATGCTGCTCGCTTCGTTGCTCGGTGCCACCGCTCCCCTCGCCCTGGCCGCCGAGCGCCCTGCCGTCGAGCTGCATATCGTTCCGCGCAGCCTGGACAGTGCGCTGACCCAGTTCGCCGACCAGGCCGGGCTGCACCTGCTATTCAATTCCGAGGACATCCAGGGCCTGCGCAGCGAAGGGTTGGACGGCCGCTACACCCCGGAGCAGGCGCTGGACAGGCTGCTCGCGGGCAGTGGCATGAGCTGGCGCTTCACCGACGACCGTACCGTGCTGCTGCAACGCGAGAAGACTGATGATTCCGCTGCCATCAGCCTCGCACCGATGCAGATCAGCGTGGCGGCGCGCACGCCGACGGATATCAGCTCGATTCCCGGCACCGTCTGGGTGGTGGACCAGACTCAGCTACGCGAACAGCTCGATACCGGCGTCAGCCTCAAGGAAGCCGTGGGCAAGCTGGTTCCCGGCCTCGACCTGGCTCCGGAGGGGCGTACCAACTACGGCCAGAACATGCGCGGGCGCAACGTACTGGTAATGATCGATGGAGTCAGTCAGAACAGCTCGCGCGGACTGTCGCGCCAGTTCGACAGCATCTCGCCGTTCAACGTCGAGCGCATCGAGGTGCTTTCCGGCGCCAGCGCCATCTACGGCGGCGGCGCAACCGGCGGGATCATCAACATCATCACCAGGAAGGGCGCGCCGGGCGACGCGCGCTTCGAGACACAACTGGGCGCCAGCAGCGGCTTCAACAACAGCGACGACCTGTCCACCCGTGCCGCGCAGTCTGTCAGCGGCGGCAACGACCGCGTAGTGGGCCGCCTGGGCGTGACGGCGGAGAAGAACGAAGCCTTCTACGACGGCGCCGGCAACCAGATCTTCATCGACAATACCCAGACCGACCTGCAGTACAACCGCACCGTCGACGTGATGGGTAACCTCACCGCGCAATTCACCGACGAGCAGAGCCTCGACCTGCTGGCGCAGTACTACGACTCTGGCAACGACGGCAGCACCGGCATCTACTTTCCCAACCTGAAGTACAAGGCGCCGTCCAACCTCGAGGATGCGGAAATCCGCAGCGGCATGGACACCGACCTCGAACCGCGCACCCGCCGCGTGCTGCTCAATGCCAATTACCACCATAGCAACCTGCTGGAGCAGGACTTCTACCTGCAGGCGTACTACCGCAAGGAAGACGACAACTTCTACCCCTTCCCGTACTACAACACCGGCAAGCCGACCGGCTCCAAGGGTGTGTACTTCGCCGCCTCGCAGCAGAACTTCGAGGTCAGCGGCGTGAAGGGCCTGTTCAGCAAGCAGTGGGATTCGCTCAAGTTCACCTATGGCGTGGACTTCGACCACGAGCGCTTCAACGCCGAGCAGAAGGTCTTCGACCAGCAGGTATCGTCGCAAAGCGGTGGCCTGGACCTGGAAACCGCCAGCAGCGCGCCGCGCTACCCGAGCTACATCGTCGACGGCCTGTCGGTGTACGGCCAACTGGACTGGAAGGCCACCGACAACCTGACCTTCTCCGGCGGTGCGCGCCACCAGAAGATGGATGTCGACGTGGACGATTTCAAAGGCGTGCCCGGCGGCAGCAACGACTACCAGGTCAACCTGTTCAACCTGGGCGCCATCTACGACTTCAAGAACGGCCATCAGGTCTGGAGCAACTACAGCGAAGGTTTCGACCTGCCCGACCCGGCCAAGTACTACGGCAAGCCGGGCCTGTCGGTGGACGATAACCCGCTGGCCGGCATCAAGAGCCGCCAGATCGAGGCCGGCTGGCGCTACAGCGACGTACAGTGGCAGACCCAGGCGGCGGTCTATTACATCTGGTCGGACAAGATCATCACAACCGACCAGGCGACCCTCACCATCGACGTCGAGGACCAGAAGAGCCGCGACTTCGGCTTCGAAGGTGCTGTGACGCGCTACTTCGAGAGCGGCTGGCAGGGCGGCACCACGCTGCATGTGGTGCGCTCCGAGGAAGAGGATGCCGATGGCGACTGGATCAAGCGCGATGCGCGCTATGCCTCGCTGTCCAAGTCCACCGCGTTCGTCGGCTGGAGCGACGGCACCACCAGCGCGCGCCTGCAGGGGCAGCACGCCTTCACCCTCAAGGATGATGCCGACCATGAGATCGACGGGTACACCACCTTTGACCTGATGGGGGAGCGCAAGACCGAGTTCGGCACCTTCAGCGCCGGTATCCAGAACCTGCTGGACAAGGAATACAGCACCGTCTGGGGGCAACGTGCGGCGCTGTTCTACTCGCCCACCTACGGCCCGGCCTACCTGTACGACTACCAGGGCCGCGGGCGAACCTTCACCCTGGGCTGGAGCCTGGAATACTGA
- a CDS encoding putative quinol monooxygenase, with product MHWQPIEHELQIYPRLGHEAALGALIDNLVDGARRAPGCLRCQLVARDSGQPWLLQGSWKNEEALLDYFATPSSQLLGEVLLCHCRSLSGGIVKALDQATGKVA from the coding sequence ATGCACTGGCAACCCATCGAGCATGAATTGCAGATATACCCCCGGCTGGGGCACGAGGCGGCACTGGGCGCGCTGATCGACAACCTGGTCGACGGCGCCCGCCGCGCGCCGGGATGCCTGCGCTGCCAGTTGGTGGCCCGGGACTCCGGCCAGCCGTGGCTACTGCAGGGCAGTTGGAAGAACGAGGAGGCGCTGCTGGATTACTTCGCCACACCCTCGTCGCAACTGCTCGGCGAAGTGCTGTTATGCCACTGCCGAAGCCTCAGCGGCGGCATTGTGAAAGCCCTTGATCAGGCCACCGGAAAGGTGGCCTGA